The DNA sequence CGGGCACGGAGGGGGCCGCGGTGACCTTCACCAACCCCTTCGAGCTGGGGCGGGCGCTGCAGTTCGCCCTGCTCTTCGCGGTGGTGCTGCTGGGCAGCAAGGCGGCGGCGCTCTACCTGGGCACGGCCGGCACCTACGCCGCCGGCCTGCTGGCCGGCACCACCGACGTGGACGCCATCACCCTCTCGATGGCCCGGCTGGGCGGCGTCGAGGTGACCCACCAGGTGGCCGCCACCACCATCTTCCTGGGGGCCGCCTCCAACACGCTGGCCAAGGGCGTGATGGCGGCGGTGCTGGGCGGCTGGCCGTTCGGTCGGCGCGTGCTGGTGGCGCTCCTCGCCATGCTGGCGGCCGGCGCCGGCGGCGTGGCCCTGGCCTGGGCGTTATGACCGGGCCATGAAGCAAGACATCGAGGTCCTCGAGGCCAACCAGGCGTTCTACCGCGCGTTCACGGCGCGCGACGTGGAGGCCATGGCGGCCCTGTGGGCCCGCCAGGCGCCGGTGGCCTGCGTGCACCCCGGCTGGGACGTGCTCGACGGGCGCGAGGAGGTGCTGGGGAGCTTCCGCGCCATCCTCGAGTCGGGCGGCGCGCCCGAGGTGCGCTGCACGCTGGCCCAGGCCCACCTGCTCGGCGAGGTGGCCTTCGTCACCTGCCACGAGCTGGTGCAGGGCGCGCGCCTGGTGGCCACCAACCTCTTCGTGCGGGAGGAGGGGGCCTGGCGACTGTGCCACCACCAGGCCTCGCAGCTGGCGCCAGGGCAGGCGCGGGCCCGGCCGCCAGAGCCCGAGCTGCGCAGCTGAACAGTCCACCCGAAGTCCCGGCCGGTGCTACCATCCTGGCCGGCTCGTGGAGGGGGCCCACACATGATCTGGTGGCTCTGGGTGCTGGCCGGGATCGCGCTCCTGGCGTTCGAGGTGGCCACGCCGGGCGGCTTCTTCGCCCTGTTCTTCGGGGTGGGGGCGCTGCTGGTGGCGCCGCTGGCGGCCTTCGGCTTCTCCGAGACCGTGCAGTGGTTCGCCTTCTCGGTCCTCTCGCTGGTCGGCCTGGTGACCCTGCGCGGGCCGATGCTGCGGCGCCTCAACCGCCAGCCGGAGCGCGCCGCCGAGCTGGTGGGCGAGCAGGCGGTGCTGCTCGCCGACCTGCCGGCCGGCGGCGAGGGGAAGGCCGAGCTGCGCGGCACCCCGTGGACCGCCCGCGCCACCTCCGGCATCCCGCTCAAGGCCGGGCAGCGCTGCCTGGTGGAGCGCGTGGACGGCCTCACCCTCTGGCTGCGCGCCGAGTAGCGGCGCGCCTCGACCCACACCCGGGCCGCCGCACGGGCCCCAAGGAAGGACCCTCATGGAATCCGTCAGCGCCGCCCTCGTCATCTCCATCGTGGTGGCCATCTTCGCCATCTTCGTGGTCGTCAAGACCGCCGTGGTCGTCCCGCAGCAGAGCGCCTTCGTGGTGGAGCGGCTCGGCAAGTTCCAGGCGGTGCTCGACGCCGGCTTCCACATCCTGCTGCCCTTCATCGACGTCATCCGCTACCGCCACACCTTGAAGGAGCAGGCGCTCGACATCCCCGAGCAGATCTGCATCACCAGCGACAACGTGCAGGTGGCGGTGGACGGCCTGATCTACCTGAAGGTGCTCGACCCGCAGCGGGCCAGCTACGGCATCTCCGACTACTACTACGCCATCAGCCAGCTGGCGCAGACCGCGCTGCGCAGCGAGGTCGGCAAGATCTCGCTCGACCGCACCTTCGAGGAGCGCGGCTACATCAACTCCCAGGTGGTGACCGAGCTCGACAAGGCCTCGGCCGCCTGGGGCGTCAAGGTGCTGCGCTACGAGATCAAGAACATCACCCCGCCGCAGGACGTGCTGGCCGCCATGGAGAAGCAGATGCGGGCCGAGCGGGAGAAGCGGGCCGTCATCCTCGGCTCCGAGGGCGAGCGCGACGCCGCCGTCAACAGCGCCGAGGGGCAGAAGCAGCAGGTCATCAAGGCCTCCGAGGCCAAGCGGCAGCAGCAGATCAACGAGGCCGACGGCCAGGCCCACGCCATCCAGGCCATCGCCACCGCCACCGCCGAGGGCATCCGCAAGGTGGCCGAGGCCATCAACTCCGAGGGCGGCGTGGAGGCGGTGCAGCTCCGCGTGGCCGAGAAGTACGTCGAGCAGTTCGGCCACATCGCCAGGACCACCAACACGGTGGTCCTGCCGGCCAGCCTCTCCGACGTGGGCTCGATGATCGCCCTGGCCATGAACGTGCTCAAGACCGGCAAGCCCCAGGAGCCGCTGCGCACCACCGCCGCGCCCCGGCCCGGCGCGCCGCCGTCCATGCCGCCGCGCCAGCCGTAGGGCGCGGCCCCTGGCCCGCCGGCGGGGCGGGGGTCAAAGGGAACGGGGGCCCGGCCGCTGGCCGAGCCCCCGTCGATCGTCCCGGGGCGTCCCGGGGGGCGGCTACCGGTGGAACTCGGGGTAGGCGACGTTGCCGTGCTCGCCCATGTCGAGCCCCTCGATCTCCTCCTCGGCGGTGACGCGGATGCCGCCGGTGATGGCCTTGGTGATGTACCAGAAGACCATCGCCGCCACGAAGGTGCCGGCGCCCACCACCGCCGCGCCGATCAGCTGCGGGGTGAGCTGCGCCATCCCGCCGCCGAAGAAGAGGCCGGGCTTGGCGACCGAGGCGCAGGGGGCCACGGTCGGGTCGGCGAAGAGGCCGACCGCGATGGTGCCGAAGACGCCGTTGGCGAGGTGCACGGCGGTGGCGCCGACCGGGTCGTCGATCTTGATCTTGTCGAAGAAGATGACGGCCGCGACCACCAGCAGGCCGGCGATCAGGCCGATGACCAGCGCGCTGCCCACGCTGACGAAGGCGCACGGGGCGGTGATGGCCACCAGGCCGGCCAGGCAGCCGTTCAGGGTGATGCCGAGGTCGGGCTTCTTCAGGAAGACCCAGGCGGCGATCATCGAGGAGATGGTGCCGGCGGCGGCCGCCACGTTGGTGGTGGTGGCCACGTGGGCGATGGAGGCGCCGTCGGCCGCCATGGTCGAGCCCGGGTTGAAGCCGAACCAGCCGAACCAGAGCACGAACACGCCGATGGCGGCCGAGGTCATGTTGTGGCCGGGGATGACGTTGATCTTGCCGTCGGCGCCGTACTTCCCGATGCGGGGGCCGAGCACGATGATGCCGGCCAGGGCCGACCAGCCGCCGATGGAGTGGACCACCGTGGAGCCGGCGAAGTCGAGGAAGCCCATGCCGGCCAGCCAGCCGCCGCCCCAGATCATGTGGCCGCCGATCGGGTAGATGATGCCGACCAGGAAGAGCGTGAAGATCAGGAAGGAGGAGAACTTGATGCGCTCGGCCACGGCGCCGGAGACGATGGTGGCGGCGGTGCCGGCGAAGACCAGCTGGAAGAAGAACTTGGCCCACAGGGGCACGCCGGTCCAGCTGAGCGACTTGTAGACGCCCTGGTAGGCGTCGCCCATGGCCGGGCTGTTGTCGGCGCCGCTGGCGAAGAAGAGGCCGCTGGTGCCGACGATGGGGTTGCCGTCGCCGAACATCAGGCCGTAGCCCACCGCCAGGAAGACCAGCGACGAGACCGCGAACACCACGAAGTTCTTGAAGAGGATGTTGACGGTGTTCTTGGCCCGGCAGAAGCCGGACTCGACCAGGGCGAAGCCCAGGTTCATGAAGAAGACCAGGAAGGCGGTCAGCATCACCCAGATGGTGTCCATGGCCACCTTCTGGCTGGCGATGGAGTCGGCCATGGCCTGCGTGAAGACCGGGGCGGCCTCGGCGGCGGGCTGGGCGAGGGCCTTGCCGGCGAACAGCAGGGCGACGGAGGCCACGGTGGCAAGGGCGCGGGTGGCGCGTGGGGACAGGTGTCTCATCGGGCGGCGTCTCCTCGTGGAAGGTCCAGGGTGCGGAGCGCGCCGTGCGGTACGCGCGCCCTGGCCCTGCCCGACTGCAAGGGGCACGCCCGGAGGGGAAACGCTGGTTTCGTGGGGATTCGCCCACCGCCGCGGGGTGCTGCTCGAAAGGGCGGCAGGTGGTGCGCGCGGTGAGGGCGGCCCCGCCGGCGGCTACGAGGCCCTGCCAGCCCGCGCCACCGAGGGGCGCGGCACGCTGCCGGTCGAGGAGTGCCGGACAGGCAGCTGCAGCCTGGCCACCGGGGCGGCCAGGCGCCGCTCCCGCAGCGAGCGGGACAGGACCTCGGCCCGCAGCAGCTCCAGGTGCGCCTCCACGCCGGCCCCGCAGCGGCCCAGCGCGGCCTCCGCGGCCGGCTCGAACCAGGCGGCCAGCTCCACCGCCTCGTCGAGCGCCTCGGGGCAGCACTCGGCCAGGGCGAACTCGTTCCAGGCGTTCAGGCGAGCCACCTCGGCGCCCGGGCGGCCGGCGGCGCGCAGCCGGACCATCAGCGAGGAGATGGCGTCGTGGTCGGGGCGGGCGGTGGGGCGCCGCAGCGGGCCGCGGGCGTGCAGCCGCCAGCGCACGCCCAGGGTCAGGAGGTCCACCAGGTGCTCTGCCGAGGTGCGGGCGGCCCCCGGGGCGCCGGCCTCGAGGTGGGCGCGGAAGAACTCGACCAGCGGGGTGAGCCCGCG is a window from the Anaeromyxobacter sp. genome containing:
- a CDS encoding nuclear transport factor 2 family protein — translated: MKQDIEVLEANQAFYRAFTARDVEAMAALWARQAPVACVHPGWDVLDGREEVLGSFRAILESGGAPEVRCTLAQAHLLGEVAFVTCHELVQGARLVATNLFVREEGAWRLCHHQASQLAPGQARARPPEPELRS
- a CDS encoding NfeD family protein, producing MIWWLWVLAGIALLAFEVATPGGFFALFFGVGALLVAPLAAFGFSETVQWFAFSVLSLVGLVTLRGPMLRRLNRQPERAAELVGEQAVLLADLPAGGEGKAELRGTPWTARATSGIPLKAGQRCLVERVDGLTLWLRAE
- a CDS encoding paraslipin; the protein is MESVSAALVISIVVAIFAIFVVVKTAVVVPQQSAFVVERLGKFQAVLDAGFHILLPFIDVIRYRHTLKEQALDIPEQICITSDNVQVAVDGLIYLKVLDPQRASYGISDYYYAISQLAQTALRSEVGKISLDRTFEERGYINSQVVTELDKASAAWGVKVLRYEIKNITPPQDVLAAMEKQMRAEREKRAVILGSEGERDAAVNSAEGQKQQVIKASEAKRQQQINEADGQAHAIQAIATATAEGIRKVAEAINSEGGVEAVQLRVAEKYVEQFGHIARTTNTVVLPASLSDVGSMIALAMNVLKTGKPQEPLRTTAAPRPGAPPSMPPRQP
- the amt gene encoding ammonium transporter, with the translated sequence MRHLSPRATRALATVASVALLFAGKALAQPAAEAAPVFTQAMADSIASQKVAMDTIWVMLTAFLVFFMNLGFALVESGFCRAKNTVNILFKNFVVFAVSSLVFLAVGYGLMFGDGNPIVGTSGLFFASGADNSPAMGDAYQGVYKSLSWTGVPLWAKFFFQLVFAGTAATIVSGAVAERIKFSSFLIFTLFLVGIIYPIGGHMIWGGGWLAGMGFLDFAGSTVVHSIGGWSALAGIIVLGPRIGKYGADGKINVIPGHNMTSAAIGVFVLWFGWFGFNPGSTMAADGASIAHVATTTNVAAAAGTISSMIAAWVFLKKPDLGITLNGCLAGLVAITAPCAFVSVGSALVIGLIAGLLVVAAVIFFDKIKIDDPVGATAVHLANGVFGTIAVGLFADPTVAPCASVAKPGLFFGGGMAQLTPQLIGAAVVGAGTFVAAMVFWYITKAITGGIRVTAEEEIEGLDMGEHGNVAYPEFHR